One Electrophorus electricus isolate fEleEle1 chromosome 13, fEleEle1.pri, whole genome shotgun sequence DNA segment encodes these proteins:
- the jkamp gene encoding JNK1/MAPK8-associated membrane protein, with protein MAVAMSSTCPGLYCGRTLINGSTEGDCGVCPRGERTNLEKICKRCEGSPELYDWLYLGFMAMLPLVLHWFFIEWYSGKKSSSALFQHITALFECSAAAVVTLIVNDPVGELKIRSCHVQMLSDWYTMLYNPSPDYVTTLHCTQEAVFPLYTMVLIYYAFCLLFMMLLRPLLVKKIACGLGKTDRFKSIYAALYFFPILTVLQAVGGGLLYYAFPYIILVLSLVTLAVYMSASEIQTFKNIVAKKKRMVVLFSHWLLHAYGIVSISRLDKLSQDLPLLALVPGPALFYLLTARFTEPNRILSEGGNGH; from the exons ATGG CAGTAGCAATGAGCTCGACTTGCCCTGGACTATACTGTGGGAGGACGCTCATAAATGGCTCAACTGAGGGAGATTGTGGG gtttGCCCTCGTGGGGAAAGGACAAATCTGGAGAAAATCTGCAAGAGATGTGAGGGATCTCCAGAGCTCTATGACTGGCTTTACTTGGGCTTCATGGCAATGCTTCCCCTGGTCCTGCACTGGTTTTTCATTGAATGGTATTCTGGGAAAAAAAG TTCGAGCGCCCTGTTCCAGCACATCACAGCCCTGTTTGAGTGCAGCGCTGCAGCTGTTGTCACACTGATAGTGAATGATCCGGTGGGGGAGCTGAAAATCCGCTCCTGCCACGTTCAGATGCTGTCCGACTGGTACACAATGCTCTACAACCCAAGTCCCGACTATGtcaccacactgcactgcacccAGGAggctgtgtttcctct GTACACCATGGTTCTGATCTATTATGCTTTCTGCTTACTCTTCATGATGCTACTACGGCCTCTGCTTGTGAAAAAAATAGCATGTGGTCTGGGGAAGACTGACCGCTTCAAAAGCATCTATGCTGCTCTCTATTTCTTCCCAATTCTAACTGTTCTGCAAGCAGTGGGAGGAGGCCTTCTCT ATTATGCTTTCCCCTACATTATTTTGGTGTTGTCCCTGGTTACGTTGGCAGTGTACATGTCAGCTTCAGAGATACAG ACATTTAAGAACATTGTAGCCAAGAAGAAGAGGATGGTGGTACTTTTCAGCCATTGGCTCCTCCACGCCTACGGCATTGTCTCAATCTCCCGATTGGATAAGCTGAGCCAGGATTTGCCGCTATTGGCACTTGTACCTGGGCCTGCGCTCTTCTATTTGCTCACAGCCAGGTTCACAGAGCCCAACAGGATTTTGTCAGAAGGTGGAAATGGACACTAA
- the LOC113571115 gene encoding G-protein coupled receptor 135, whose product MDIPVSVTLLSNTNMTALDNISRSGLILETVSLSPVLKSLATQATVGNHTQNTLVKRSEGNSVFQGIAVAAQALLLLAIFLLSSLGNSAVVIVIIKHRQLRTVTNAFIMSLSLSDFLTAILCLPFSFMMLFSKDGMWMFGDRFCIANGFFNSCFGIISTLTMTLISFDRYYAIVRQPQEKIGRKKAIQLLVAVWLSAVFFSFPWYLVLRTSERLAVHKRGFYHCMYVFHSGTSRMGTTYSITLIVVCYLLPFALMCFCHYNICKTVRLSEIRVRPVTTYAHLLRFYSEMRTATTVLIMIVFIIFCWGPYCLMGIITAMGDYSFNPAMDTVAIWMAWANGAINPLIYAIRNPNISMLLGRSREEGYRTRNIAAYLSTQTQRSEVRTPADRIRDRYVSRHGASSRLSSSSPANGGEVAMWACKNPAVFFCRDGHYDTVTESVVPKVETANTSL is encoded by the coding sequence ATGGATATCCCAGTGAGCGTTACCCTGCTCTCCAACACCAATATGACCGCTCTGGACAACATTTCGCGTTCAGGTCTGATTTTAGAAACAGTTTCGCTGAGCCCAGTTTTAAAAAGTCTGGCTACACAAGCCACAGTTGGGAATCATACGCAAAATACACTAGTAAAGAGATCGGAGGGGAATTCGGTGTTCCAGGGCATCGCCGTGGCCGCTCAAGCGCTATTGCTTTTGGCCATTTTCCTGTTGTCGAGTTTGGGTAATTCGGCTGTTGTGATTGTAAtaattaaacacagacagctgagaACCGTAACGAATGCGTTCATTATGTCCCTCTCCCTTTCCGATTTCCTGACGGCCATTctttgtttgccattttcttttATGATGTTGTTCAGTAAAGATGGCATGTGGATGTTTGGAGATCGCTTTTGCATCGCCAACGGATTTTTCAACAGTTGTTTTGGTATTATCTCAACCCTGACGATGACTTTAATTTCTTTTGATCGATATTATGCTATTGTGAGGCAGCCGCAAGAGAAGATCGGGAGAAAAAAGGCGATTCAGCTGTTGGTAGCGGTCTGGTTATCGGCGGTATTTTTCTCCTTTCCGTGGTACCTGGTGTTACGGACTTCTGAACGTCTGGCTGTGCACAAACGAGGCTTTTATCACTGTATGTACGTCTTTCACTCTGGAACCTCCAGAATGGGAACGACGTACAGCATAACTTTAATAGTTGTGTGTTACCTTCTTCCATTCGCACTCATGTGTTTCTGTCATTACAACATCTGTAAAACGGTCAGGCTGTCGGAGATCAGGGTGCGGCCGGTGACCACTTACGCACACCTGCTCCGGTTTTACAGTGAAATGAGGACAGCGACGACAGTGCTCATCATGATAGTGTTCATCATCTTCTGCTGGGGCCCTTACTGTTTAATGGGCATAATCACTGCGATGGGAGATTACTCCTTTAACCCAGCCATGGACACAGTAGCCATTTGGATGGCATGGGCCAACGGTGCCATAAATCCACTGATTTACGCTATAAGAAACCCAAACATATCGATGCTCCTGGGCCGAAGCCGGGAGGAGGGCTACAGGACTAGAAACATTGCTGCTTACCTGTCAACGCAGACTCAACGCAGTGAGGTTCGAACGCCCGCGGACCGAATCAGGGACAGATACGTGAGCCGCCACGGTGCCAGCAGTCGCTTGTCTTCCTCGAGCCCGGCCAACGGCGGAGAAGTAGCCATGTGGGCCTGCAAAAACCCGGCCGTGTTTTTCTGCAGAGACGGCCATTACGATACGGTCACGGAGTCAGTGGTTCCGAAGGTAGAGACGGCCAACACCAGTTTGTAA